The window GGCGCGTCGCCGGACGAATTCATCGAAGCCCTCGGCCTGCCCAAGCTCTTCATCGTTTTTCTTGAGAGCCTCGATAGCCTCCGCGGTCATCCTAGCGAATTCCCAGCGCGGATGAGTCCTCTGCCCCCGCACCGGAGGTTCCACGAGCCCGAATGCGACGAGTTTGTCCAGGTCCCGATAGAGGGAGCTGTCGGGAGGCACCTCTGAGGAGCTGCGCCAGCGGTCCGCGCAGAGCGCACTGCTTGCGGCGCAGATCAGGGACAGCGCCAGGATCAGGGCTGCTAACCTTCGCATACCCCCTCTTTCTCCTCCGCGCCCTTGAGCTCCGGTTTTTCCCTGCGCATGTTGATGGCGAATATTATGACCGAAGGCACTATGAACATCGCGGCCATGATGGCTGCGATCTCTCCCATCACCGCGACGTATCCGAACTGGGCCACCGCCTGGTTCGTCGATTTCGTCAGCACCAGATAACCTATGATCGTCGTGATCGAGCAGAGCGCCACCGCCCCGCCGGTGTGTCTGATGATGTCGAACGTCCTCGTGCGCCTCTTCTCATGGAAGCGCATCGCGATGTTGATGGAGTAGTCCACGCCGATGCCGAACGTGAGCGGGATCGCGATGAAGTTGAAGAAGTTGATCTTGATGTCGAAGATCGCCATGCATGCGATCATCACGAGGCCGACCCAGACGAGCGACAGGATGATCACGTAGCTCTCGGAGAGCCTCCTGATAAGGAGGATGACGAAGATCGAGACCGCGATGAAGGAGGCCGCCATCAGGATCGGCGCCTCTTGCTTCACTATCTTCACCAGGTCGGAGAATATCAGCGATTCGCCGGTCGCATGGAAGGTGCGGCCGTCCGGAAGTCTTATCTCCTGTATCGTGTCCGCGAACCTCATCAGGTTACGGCCGTCGGTGAGCGGCATTCCGGACCTGGGATTGATGAACGCGAAGGTCCCGACGTTGCCGTCCAGATCCTCGAAGTTCCGCACCAGGTCGCGCGGAAGGTCGTCGACCGTCAGGATCATCTTGTTCAGCGACTTCTTCATCGTCCTCAGCCGATCGCCGAGTTTACCCTTGACCTCGCCGACCCATTTCTCGCTGAGCAGATTCTGATAGCTGGCCAGCACAGCGGCCTTTTTTTCCTGGTCCGATGGGAGGAGGTCGAAGACGTTCACGCAGCTGTCCACCATCCTGTCCGCCGGCTCCCTCATCTCGTTCTGCCGCATCACGGCGTCGCATACCGCGGGCCCCTCCTCGGCCTTATCCAGGAGGACCACCGCCGGCGTCATGGAGCCGACCCAGAGCTTTGACACCCGCCTCTCCAGCGCCTCGGTGCCGGTGGTCGCAGAGGAGCGGTTGCGCAGCTTGGAGAAGTCGTATTCGAGGCTGTTTGGGAGGAACCTGTAGGTGATCACGCCGGCCACTGCCGCCACCAGCGAAAACACCAAGATGATCGCGAGCGGAAAATGAGAGAGAGCCTTGTCCACCTCGGGCAAGAGCGCGCTCTGGCGCCTGGGCGGCATCAGACCCTTGAACATCGTGAGCACCCTCTCGGATATCACGACCATGAGCGGCAGCAGGAATATGGTGGTGAGCCAGGTGGCCATCACCCCGACCGACCCTATGAAGCCGAACTGAGAGAGCCCCTTCACCCTCGCTATCATGAGCACGATGAACGCGACCGCGGTGGTGGCTGCCGCAAGAAACGTCGGCACAGCGGTCCTGGCGAGGGCGAATTCCATGGCAGGTCTGGGCGAGATCCCCGCTTTGCGCTCCTCCAGATACCGACCCATGACTATGATGCCGTAATTGATGCCGGTGCCGATTATGATGCTCGCGAGGAACGCGGTCTGCGCATTGAGATAGCCGATCGCCACCCTCGTGATCGCGAACGTGAAGGTGATGCCGATGACGAGAGTCGCGCCGAGGAAAGCTATGACC is drawn from bacterium and contains these coding sequences:
- a CDS encoding MMPL family transporter; the encoded protein is METRLDRFFHAYLGFANRRRLLCGAAIVLLLAASFWLASGLKLRSSLKELLPDKSQSVVELDRMLAKVGGTSVLTVTVDSPDPAANMRFIDDLNARLSELPKEEVRYVIAKVDQIKKFYEENILHFIDVEDLKKLYSRVKRLVDYEKFKRTPFFLDLEAEDAAPPISLNFEDIKERNEGNVKMPLAVYGNYYGGEEGRFLILMVRPQGTSIEVDRARELIGKVKAITASMNPDSYSPQMRVGFCGNLVTTVEEYDTLKTDMFSTAALCIFLVCLALGLYFLRLRVIAFLGATLVIGITFTFAITRVAIGYLNAQTAFLASIIIGTGINYGIIVMGRYLEERKAGISPRPAMEFALARTAVPTFLAAATTAVAFIVLMIARVKGLSQFGFIGSVGVMATWLTTIFLLPLMVVISERVLTMFKGLMPPRRQSALLPEVDKALSHFPLAIILVFSLVAAVAGVITYRFLPNSLEYDFSKLRNRSSATTGTEALERRVSKLWVGSMTPAVVLLDKAEEGPAVCDAVMRQNEMREPADRMVDSCVNVFDLLPSDQEKKAAVLASYQNLLSEKWVGEVKGKLGDRLRTMKKSLNKMILTVDDLPRDLVRNFEDLDGNVGTFAFINPRSGMPLTDGRNLMRFADTIQEIRLPDGRTFHATGESLIFSDLVKIVKQEAPILMAASFIAVSIFVILLIRRLSESYVIILSLVWVGLVMIACMAIFDIKINFFNFIAIPLTFGIGVDYSINIAMRFHEKRRTRTFDIIRHTGGAVALCSITTIIGYLVLTKSTNQAVAQFGYVAVMGEIAAIMAAMFIVPSVIIFAINMRREKPELKGAEEKEGVCEG